The Dehalococcoidia bacterium nucleotide sequence GTGACGCAGAAGGAGCAGCTCGTCAAGCTGGACGCGCTCCTCTCCTCGCGCGTCGCGCCGCCGCTGCGCCAGGACATCGTCGCGTTCGCGGAGTCGGTCCCGCTGCCCGCCAGCGCGTTCTTCAAGGGCAACCTGTATGTCCTCGGAAAGATGCGCGAGGAGATGGGCCAGAGCTTTCTGATGGGCCAGTACGGGGAGCGCTTCCCGCAGTACTTCCTTGTCGCTTTCCTGCTCAAGACGCCGCTGCCGCTGCTCCTTCTGCTGGCCGTCGCGGCGTATCTGCTCGTCCGGTGGCCCCGGCGGGACGAGGAAAACCACATGCTGGTCATTGTGGCCGTGGTCTTCTTTGCGACGTCGCTCTACGCCATCAACATCGGCCTGCGGCACCTTCTGCCCATTTATCCCTTCCTGATTGTGCTGGCAAGCAAGGTGGCGACTATTAAGCTCAGTCGTCCCGCCCTGCTGAACGTACCTCTCGCCGCGCTGGTGGTGTGGCAGGTCGGCGCGTCCACGGCGGTGCACCCCCACTATTTGGCGTACTTCAACGAGCTGGCAGGCGGCCCTGATAACGGCTATAAGTCCCTCGTTGACTCCAACGTTGACTGGGGCCAGGGCCTGAACGACCTGCGCCGCTACATGCAGGACAAAGGCGTCTCGAAGGTCAAGCTGCTCTACTTCGGGACGGCGGACCCCGCGGCGTACGGCGTCGCGTACGAGCCTGTGGCCCGCGCGGAGCTGTACGATCCGCCGCCCGGCGTATATGCGCTGAGCGTCACCAGCCTGCAGATGCTGAGCCGCGACCCGGCCATTCGGCGGGTGTGGCAGGAGACGTACCAGCCGGTGGCGCGGCCCGCCCACGCCATCTTTGTGTATGATATTCCCGCCAGGGCGCCTGCCACGGGTAGGCCGTAGCTGTGCCCGGGCGCTTCTAAGCGTATCTGATTACTGACTGAGGAGGAGTCATGAACATTCGCCTGGGGGTCAGCCTTGTCTGCGACAGGATTCGCGAGTTCCCGGCCTGGGTCCGCGCCATCGAGGCCGCCGGGTTCGACGCGATAGGCTTCGGCGACTCGCCTTCGCTGTACCCGGAGACATATGTCCAGGCCACCATCGTCGCGCTGAACACCAGCCGGGTGATGTTCGGGCCGCGCGTCACGAACCCGCTGACGCGCCATCCCTCCGTGACGGCGTCCGGCATCACGGCTGCGGACGAGCTGAGCGGGGGCCGCGCCATGCTGGGCATCGGCACCGGCGACAGCGCCATCTTCAACATCGGCGAGAAGCCCGCCACGCTCAAGTTCATGCGCGAGTACATTGTGGCCCTCAAGGAGATGTTCGCGAAGGGGCACACCACGTACCAGGGGAAGCGCGTGGTGTTCACCTACACCAGGCGCCGGATTCCCATCTACATGGCCGCCTCTGGGCCGAACAGCCTGCGCCTGGCGGGGGAGATATGCGACGGCGTCATCCTGGGCGGGGGCATCCAGCGCGACCTCATACCGCTCACGCACAAGTACCTGCGGGAGGGCGCGCGGAAGGCCGGCAAGCGACTGGAGGACCTGGACATCTGGTGGCTCATCGGCGCGAGCATCGCCCCGACCAAAGAGCAGGCCGTGGACAACATCAAGACGCACCTGGCGGCGGCCACCAACGCCTCGTTCCGCCTGGGCGTCAAGGAGAAGGGTCTGCCGGACAAGCTGATACCCGCCATCCAGAAGCTTATCCAGCAGTACGACTTCAGCGAGCACGAGCACTCGGGGTCAGGCAAGAAGAACGTGCGCATGGTGGACGAGCTTGGCCTGACCGAGTACCTTGCGGACAGGTTCACCATCGCGGGGCCGCCGGAGGAGTTCGCGCGGCGGGTCAGGGATATGGCGTCCTGGGGCGCCAATCAGCTCTGGTTCACCATGCCGCTGCCCGGCAAGTACGGCTTCCTCGACGCCATGCGCGACGGCGTGATGCCGCGCCTGCGGGGGTAGGCCGCCCCGTCGCCTAAGTTCCGGCGGGGGCCGCCTTCTGCTGCTCTTCGAGCTTGGCGAACTCGGTGTCGTACAGCTCGAAGAGGCGCGCCTCGTCCTCGCGGGAGATGTCCGCGAGGCCGGACGCCGAGACGTACTCGCGCAGGTCCTCCTCGCGCACGATGTTCGGCAGCACCGTCGCGATGGTCGGCTGCGCCAGGCAGAACCGGATGGCCGCCTGGTCCAGCGACATGCTGTAGCGCTCGGCGAGGAAGCCGAGCTTCGTCACCTTCGCCACAGCCGCCGTCAGCCACTGCTGCCTGCGATGGCTCCGGTGGTCGCCCGCCTCGAACACCGGCGGCTGCGCCTTGAAGCGCTCCGTCAGCACCTCGGAGGCGTGCGGCACGCGCGAGATGAGGCCCGTTCCTGTCTCTTTGGCGATGGGGAAGAACTTGCGCGCGGGCTGCTGCTCCATGATGCTGTAGATGATCTGGACGGCGGCCACTTTGCGGTGGCGCATGGAGGCCTCGCCCTCCTCGTACCAGCCGATGTCCGGCCCCAGCGCCACGCCGTAGCTGCGTATCTTGCCTTTGGCGCGCAGGTCGTCGAGCGCGGCGAACAGGTCGTCGCGCTCAATGGCGCTGATGCGCGGGTTGTGTATCTGGTACAGGTCAATGTAGTCGGTCTTAAGGCGCTTGAGGCTCTGCTCGCAGGCGAAGCGGATGAAGTCCGGCTCCAGCTTCTGGGGCCGCTCCTTGTGGCCCTCGCGCGCGGCCTGGGTGTAGAAGTCGTAGCCGCCCTTGGTGCCGATGACGATGTCGTGGCGCTTTCCGCCGAGCGCCTTCGCCAGTATCTCCTCGCCGAAGCCGTCGCCGTAGGTGTCCGCGGTGTCGAAGAAGGTGACGCCCATGTCGAAGGCGTGCTGCATCAGCTTCACGCCGTCGGCGGGGTCAACCTTGCCCCACCAGCCGGTGCTCACCGTCCACACGCCGAAGCCGATCTCGGACACCCGCAGGGCCGTTGTGCCGAGCTGCCTGTACTCCATCGCCGTCCTCCCGCATGTCAGGCCAAACACCTATGGTACGTTGCCGCGAGAGATTGCGTCAAGCGGCGCAGCCCAGTCCCTTCGTCGCTCCGGCGAAAGCCGGAGCCCAGGGACGCAACCTCGCCCGCGTCAGGCGACGCTGGATTCCGGCATACGCCGGAATGACGGTTGTGACGGGAGGGACGGGAGGGAACGTTCACGCTGAGACGTGGTCGCGCTGTTGCCTTGACGTTGTGGCGCGTACAGTCTACAATATGGTATACAAAATGCGCCACTAGAGTAGAGACTATGAAGACAGTTACCGTGCGGGTCCCGAGTGAGATCCGGCGAACGCTCCAGCAACTCGCGGGCGCGTCGAACCGGAACATGCAGTCGGTGCTTGCCCAGGCCGTGGAGGAGTACCGGCGTCGCTGGGTCCTCGATCGGACTAATCAGGCGTATGCCGAGCTTCGCTCCCGGTCCGACCTGTGGGCTGAGGAGGAGGAAGAGCGACGCGCTTGGGAGGCCACCCTGAGCGACGACCTGAAGGGTGAGCGATGACCCCGCCAGCGCCGTCCCGCGGGGAGGTCTGGCTCATCAACCTGGACCCGACGCGAGGGCACGGGCAGGTAGGCCAACGACCGGCGCTCGTCGTCTCGGACAACACCTTCAATCACGGGCCCGCGGGACTCGTTGTCGTCATTCCGATAACGAGCAGGGCGCGGGGTATCCCTCTCCATGTGCGGGTTGAGCCGCCCGACGGTGGCCTTACAGTGGCAAGCTTCATCAAGTGCGAGGACATCCGGTCCGTCTCAAAGGAGCGGCTCACGAAGTGCTGGGGTTCCGTCCGCCCCGACACCATGGCCGCCGTGGAGGACCGGCTGCGCATCCTTCTGGACCTGTAGCGCATAGCCGTAAAAGGGGCGTCACGCGGCGCGGGCGGCGCTTGACACGCGGGAGCGCGGGAGTATAGTGACGGCGGAGGGGGGCCTTCGCACTTCGCGGTGTTCGAGAGGGGTGACACATTAACAGAAACGCCATAGGCCGGGCGGAAAGGTGCTGCGAAAGGGCTATTTTTTGGTACCGTTGGCCGGTCAGTATGCAGTTTGAAGCAGGTGATATGCATGATTACTCATTCGGCAAGCGTTCAAAACTTCAGGTGCATTCTGGACCAAGTCCTTAATTGTGCATCGTTGACCGCACTGGTGGGGCCCAACGGATGTGGCAAATCCACTTTTCTAAGGGCTGTCGAACTGTTTTTCAATCAAAGTCCACGGATAACTCCTGAGGACTTCTACAATTCAGATATCACTCAAGAAATCCGGATCACTTTGACTTTCAAAGAACTCGGCTCTGAGGCTCAAACGAAATTCAAGCTCTACATTCAGGATGGGTCACTGGCTGTTACCAGGGTTATCTCGCTCAATGACGGGAAGGTAGTTTCCAAGTACTACGGTTCCAGCCCGCAAAATCCCGACTTCATCCCTGTCAAGAACGCGGGTGTGGCTTCAGCGATTCTCAGCAGTTATCGGGAATTGAGGAAAAAGCCGGAATACAGTAGTCTGCCAGCTGCTACTGCTAGTGCCGGGGCTCTCGCAGCCATGGGTGAGTGGGAAAACGCTCATCCTGACAAATGCAGCAGAAGCCAGGACAGCGGTCAGTTTTTTGGATTTTCTGAAGTCGGCACTGGCTACTTGGGAGATTTCATTAAGCTCATCTTAGTTCCTGCTGTGCGTGACGCATCAGCAGACGCTTCTGAAGGAACAAAGGCGTCAATCACAGAAATCATGAACCTAGTGGTAAGAAATGCCCTCGCGAGCAGAGCGGAACTGGCGCTTCTCAAAGCAGATACTAAAGCAAAATATGAAGCCATTGTCAACAAAGGCAACATGCCTGAACTTTCAAATCTTCAGGCTCGTTTGACGAAAACACTTCAGACATTCGCGCCCAATACGAGTGTTTATCTGGATTGGATGCCGAGCGGTGGTATTGACATCCCTATGCCTAGAGCGGATGTGAAGCTCGTTGAGGATGGGTACTCGGCCGCCGTCGCCCGAACAGGTCATGGGCTCCAGCGCGCGTTCATACTGACGATGCTTCAGCATTTAGCCTTTGAGCGCGCGCCACAGGGAGTATCGGTGCCGTTCCAAGCTGAAAGCGCAAACGTTGCTGCGACGCACGGAGGTACGGAGATATCAACCGTCACAGTCAAGCTTCCTCATCTCGTGCTGGTAATCGAAGAGCCTGAGCTGTACCAACATCCAAACCGGCAAAGGTACTTGGCGAATGTCCTGCTCGCGCTCGCGCTTGGGTCGGTTCCGGGTGTCGCGGAGCGAACTCAGATCCTATACTGCACACACTCGCCGTTGTTCGTGGGGCTTGACCGATTCGACGAAGTACGCGCATTGCGGAAAGTCGCAAATGGCAATGACAAACCCAAAGTTACTATCGTGAGAGAAGTGCGGGGAGACGTCGTCGCTGAGGAGATTTGGAATGCGGCAGGGCGACCTGAACCAAAATTCACATGGCAAACCCTTAGACCGCGTCTCCAATCGATTATGACGCCGTGGACCAGTGAAGGCTTTTTTGCAGACGCCGCAGTTTTGGTCGAAGGCGAAGACGATAGAGCAGCTATCCTCGGCACTGCTCAGGTATTGGGTCACAATCTTGAAAGTAGAGGAATCTCGGTTATTCCTTGCGGTGGGAAGGCAAACCTGGACAGACCTGCCAGCATTTTTCGGCAATTCGGGATCCCAACCTACGTCGTGTTCGATGGTGACAAAGGAAAAGGAAAAGAAGCGTCCCCCGAAGGCAACAAGCGCCTCCTTAGGTTGTTGGGCAAACCACCTGTTGATTACCCCCCGACGCAGGTAGATGAGACGTTCGCATGCTTTGAGGTTAAATTGGAACAGACGCTGATTTCAGAGTTAGGTAAAGAAAAGTTTGAGGAGCTACTGGGCAAGTGTCTCGATGAAATGGGTATGAATGAGAAACAAGACGGCATGAAAAACCCTATGGTCATGGCGGAGATCATCAAGAGAGCGAACGCGGACGGCTGTCATTGTACGACACTGGAAGCCATCGTGCACCGGGCGCTCGCGCTGGTCTCGAATTCCGCCCCTGCTGCCTGATTGGAGCTGAGTGAGAAATCCACGATTTGCTAATCCGAAGACTGAAGCAAGCCTTAGTGGGCGAGGCCGACCCCATTATTCGGACAGCGATAAGGCCGAAATAAAGGAGTCTTCCGGGACCCGCACGCGTCGCTATCAGAAACGTCTGCACTGTGAGTGAGCAGGCCCGCCGCGCCCTCCCTCACCCCTGCGCGTCTTCCGGCGCGGGGCGGGCCTATCGGCAGGCGGCCTCCGGCAGCTTGCCGGGCAGCGGGCCGTTGCGGATGCCCAGTTCCTTCGCGCTCTCCAGCCACAGCTCGATGGCCTCGGCGATGTTGTGCAGGGCCTCCGCTTTGGTGGAGCCGTAGGAATGACACCCCTTCAGGGAAGGAGTGTACACGTGGTAGCCGCCGCCCTTTTCCGGCTCGAACACGACCTCGAAGCTTTGCACCGTCGCCTTTTTCCGCATGGCCTCCACCTCGCCTTCATTATAGCAAGCCCGGCAGGCAGGCGCGGGTAACGGGGAGGGATGGCGGGGCGGACGCCCCCGCTTACCCCTGCGCGTCTTCGGGCGCGGGGCCGCGACCACGCGCGGGATAGGCGCGGTCCAGGCGCCGCACCTCGACGCCGTCCGCGCCGGCGTAGCGGCGGCAGAAGTCCTCGAATGCGGCCAGGCGATGCGGGTTGAACGTGATGGGCCTGCCCTCGTCGTCCAGGTACGGGTTCGGGAAGTCGGCGCGCATCAGGTCATGGCCGGAGGCGTCCTGGAAGCGAAGCGAGTAGCTGACCGGCGCGCGGGCGTCCTCCTCCTCCATCAGCACCACACGCGCGACGGCGTTCAGGTCTAGGCGAAAGCCGTCCTTCCGCGGAAGGACGAAGGTGACGCCGTCCACTGACGCCAGTTCCCGCAGCATCTCCGCGCAGTCGTCCGCCGAGGCTCCCACCGCCACGCCTCCCGCTACAGAGGCTTCCGCCCGCTATAGCCCGTGTCCGTGCCGTGCCAGAAGCCGACCGCGTCCTCGCCGAGCACCCAGCACAGGTACACCTCACGGCCATCCCGGAGCGAGGGGAAGTCCACCAGTCCTCTGTCTACGTCCCGCACCAGGATGCCCTTCCGCTGGATATCGTCCAGGCGCTTCTGGATAGCGTCGTTGAGCCGGGTCAGGTCCTTCTCGGAATCGGCAAGCTGCCTGTCCGCCGTGCCGCCGCCGTTGGAGCGCGCCTTCACGGACAGCTCGCGCGCGGCGGACATGGCCGCCACGATCTGGTCGCGCAGCTTATGGGCCTCAGCCAGGGCCTCCCGCAGCCACGGGAGCAGGGCGTTGGCCTGTTCTATCGTGAAATGCTGTTGGGCCATAGTCTCACCAGTTGGATTCAACGCTTTCGGATTGTAGCATAGTAGTCGTCTGGGCGGAGTCCACCTCAAGCTACAACAGGCAAGAAGGGAAGAGAATTGTTCAACCAGCAGCTCGTGAGCCTGCTGGAGTCGCCAGATATCCCACGGATGCTCAAAGTGAAGTGGAATGAACAAATCGGGCAAATTATAGAAAACACCGCTTAGCAATACCCACAGTGCGCTATCGCCGTTCCACCTTCGGCGCGACCTCCTCCATGAACAGGCGCAGCGGCTCCAGCGTGTCCGCGTCCGGGAAGCCGAAGATCAGGTAGTCCGCGCCCGCCTCCAGCAGCTTGCCGCACCGCTCCACGCACTGCGCCGGCGTCCCCGCAATGACGCTCCAGCCGTCGCCGACGCCCTGGGGCGCGTACCGCTCCAGCTTGCGCTTCAACTCCGCCTCGTTGCGGGCGACGAGCATCCTTCCCAGCCGCGTCTTCACGATGGTCGCGGGGTCGCGGCGCTCCGTCTCGCAGTGGCGCTCCAGCACGTCGAGCTTCTGGCGCACCGTCGCGGGGTCGCCGAAGATGTTGCACATCTGCGCGTACTTCGCCACCAGTCGTAGCGTGACCTTCTCCCCCGCGCCACCGATGACGATGGGTGGGTGCGGCTTCTGCAAGGGGCGCGGCTCGCACCGGGCGTCCTGAATCGCGTAGTGCGCGCCCCGGAAGGACGGGTGCTCCTCCGTCCACATCCGCAGGACGATCTGCGTCGCCTCCTCCAGCATCTTCATCCGCTCGCCGACGGGCGGGAACGGCCACCCGTAGGCGTTGAACTCGCGCTCGACCCATCCGGCGCCGAGGCCCATGATGAACCGCCCGCCGCTGATGACGTCCAGCGATGCGCCTGTCTTGGCCAGGAGCGCCGGGTTTCGATATGGGACGCTGGCGACCATCACGCCCAGGCGCACGCGGGACGTGCGGGCCGCCAGAGCGCCCAGCGTGACCCACGCCTCCAGGATGGGAGCGGCGTCGCCGCCCGTGTGGCCGGTCTGCATCATATGGTCCATGAGCCAGAGGGAGTCGAAGCCCGCGCGCTCGGCCTCGACGGCGATGCGCTCAATCGCGGGGTACATGCCGCGCGGGTCGCCGCCGGAGAACGTTGACTGCTGGAGGCCGAACTTGATGGGCATAGAGGTGACACCTCCGGCGCAACGCGCCACGTTTTTCCGCTGGCAGCGTAGAGCATGGCGCCGCGCCTGTCAAAGAGGCGGGTCGCATCCGCGTTTCGCGCTTGCGGGCGCTTTTTGCTATACTGGGCAAGCTGACACCCGCGAAAACCTCGCCCAGGAGAGACGCATGTACCGACTCCAGGTCAGATGCCCCGGCAAGTACGCATTCGACGTCGTGGAGGTCCTGTCCGACGTCATGGACACGGAGATGGCGCTCCCTACCATTGACATGTCCGGCACGTCGGAACGCCCGACGGATATCGCCATCAAGGCGCAGAGCCTGGGCCTGGTGGACTCGCTGCACAAGTGGCTGACCCAGCAGGCCCCCGCGGATGCCTACGTGGAGGTGCTGGCGGGCAGCGAGGCGATCAGCCTGAAGCAGAAGAGCCTGGCCGACGCCAAGGCCGCCATCGAGAGGGCCTCCGCCGGGGCGGCGTGAGGGTTGCGTCATGTCGCCTGACAGCGTATCGCAGGGCAAGCCGCGCCTGACCCCTTCGGAGAGGTACAGCCCGCCTGAGATAGAGCGGAAGTGGCTGGCCCGCTGGACCGCGGACAACCTCTACGCGGCGCGCGATGACGACCCCCGGCCCAAGTGGTACGCCCTCACCATGTT carries:
- a CDS encoding LLM class flavin-dependent oxidoreductase produces the protein MNIRLGVSLVCDRIREFPAWVRAIEAAGFDAIGFGDSPSLYPETYVQATIVALNTSRVMFGPRVTNPLTRHPSVTASGITAADELSGGRAMLGIGTGDSAIFNIGEKPATLKFMREYIVALKEMFAKGHTTYQGKRVVFTYTRRRIPIYMAASGPNSLRLAGEICDGVILGGGIQRDLIPLTHKYLREGARKAGKRLEDLDIWWLIGASIAPTKEQAVDNIKTHLAAATNASFRLGVKEKGLPDKLIPAIQKLIQQYDFSEHEHSGSGKKNVRMVDELGLTEYLADRFTIAGPPEEFARRVRDMASWGANQLWFTMPLPGKYGFLDAMRDGVMPRLRG
- a CDS encoding toxin-antitoxin system protein; the encoded protein is MKTVTVRVPSEIRRTLQQLAGASNRNMQSVLAQAVEEYRRRWVLDRTNQAYAELRSRSDLWAEEEEERRAWEATLSDDLKGER
- a CDS encoding AAA family ATPase, whose translation is MITHSASVQNFRCILDQVLNCASLTALVGPNGCGKSTFLRAVELFFNQSPRITPEDFYNSDITQEIRITLTFKELGSEAQTKFKLYIQDGSLAVTRVISLNDGKVVSKYYGSSPQNPDFIPVKNAGVASAILSSYRELRKKPEYSSLPAATASAGALAAMGEWENAHPDKCSRSQDSGQFFGFSEVGTGYLGDFIKLILVPAVRDASADASEGTKASITEIMNLVVRNALASRAELALLKADTKAKYEAIVNKGNMPELSNLQARLTKTLQTFAPNTSVYLDWMPSGGIDIPMPRADVKLVEDGYSAAVARTGHGLQRAFILTMLQHLAFERAPQGVSVPFQAESANVAATHGGTEISTVTVKLPHLVLVIEEPELYQHPNRQRYLANVLLALALGSVPGVAERTQILYCTHSPLFVGLDRFDEVRALRKVANGNDKPKVTIVREVRGDVVAEEIWNAAGRPEPKFTWQTLRPRLQSIMTPWTSEGFFADAAVLVEGEDDRAAILGTAQVLGHNLESRGISVIPCGGKANLDRPASIFRQFGIPTYVVFDGDKGKGKEASPEGNKRLLRLLGKPPVDYPPTQVDETFACFEVKLEQTLISELGKEKFEELLGKCLDEMGMNEKQDGMKNPMVMAEIIKRANADGCHCTTLEAIVHRALALVSNSAPAA
- a CDS encoding glycosyltransferase family 39 protein; the encoded protein is NSSAFRGWSRRVGGRVSGLLGFFVYRWARELYGQKAAILALALYVFEPNILAHSGLATNDLGVTAFMFIAAYAFSHFLKQPSLARLAWAGVVTGVAAVSKFSGLILLPIFALLLVVRAARPALALPMWRLPGLARLPASGLRPRLYLAAASFAGLLAVTALVIWASYYFRVDPLVTQKEQLVKLDALLSSRVAPPLRQDIVAFAESVPLPASAFFKGNLYVLGKMREEMGQSFLMGQYGERFPQYFLVAFLLKTPLPLLLLLAVAAYLLVRWPRRDEENHMLVIVAVVFFATSLYAINIGLRHLLPIYPFLIVLASKVATIKLSRPALLNVPLAALVVWQVGASTAVHPHYLAYFNELAGGPDNGYKSLVDSNVDWGQGLNDLRRYMQDKGVSKVKLLYFGTADPAAYGVAYEPVARAELYDPPPGVYALSVTSLQMLSRDPAIRRVWQETYQPVARPAHAIFVYDIPARAPATGRP
- a CDS encoding type II toxin-antitoxin system PemK/MazF family toxin, whose amino-acid sequence is MTPPAPSRGEVWLINLDPTRGHGQVGQRPALVVSDNTFNHGPAGLVVVIPITSRARGIPLHVRVEPPDGGLTVASFIKCEDIRSVSKERLTKCWGSVRPDTMAAVEDRLRILLDL
- a CDS encoding LLM class F420-dependent oxidoreductase — protein: MPIKFGLQQSTFSGGDPRGMYPAIERIAVEAERAGFDSLWLMDHMMQTGHTGGDAAPILEAWVTLGALAARTSRVRLGVMVASVPYRNPALLAKTGASLDVISGGRFIMGLGAGWVEREFNAYGWPFPPVGERMKMLEEATQIVLRMWTEEHPSFRGAHYAIQDARCEPRPLQKPHPPIVIGGAGEKVTLRLVAKYAQMCNIFGDPATVRQKLDVLERHCETERRDPATIVKTRLGRMLVARNEAELKRKLERYAPQGVGDGWSVIAGTPAQCVERCGKLLEAGADYLIFGFPDADTLEPLRLFMEEVAPKVERR
- a CDS encoding type II toxin-antitoxin system HicB family antitoxin — translated: MRKKATVQSFEVVFEPEKGGGYHVYTPSLKGCHSYGSTKAEALHNIAEAIELWLESAKELGIRNGPLPGKLPEAACR
- a CDS encoding aldo/keto reductase, whose translation is MEYRQLGTTALRVSEIGFGVWTVSTGWWGKVDPADGVKLMQHAFDMGVTFFDTADTYGDGFGEEILAKALGGKRHDIVIGTKGGYDFYTQAAREGHKERPQKLEPDFIRFACEQSLKRLKTDYIDLYQIHNPRISAIERDDLFAALDDLRAKGKIRSYGVALGPDIGWYEEGEASMRHRKVAAVQIIYSIMEQQPARKFFPIAKETGTGLISRVPHASEVLTERFKAQPPVFEAGDHRSHRRQQWLTAAVAKVTKLGFLAERYSMSLDQAAIRFCLAQPTIATVLPNIVREEDLREYVSASGLADISREDEARLFELYDTEFAKLEEQQKAAPAGT
- a CDS encoding DUF2203 domain-containing protein — encoded protein: MAQQHFTIEQANALLPWLREALAEAHKLRDQIVAAMSAARELSVKARSNGGGTADRQLADSEKDLTRLNDAIQKRLDDIQRKGILVRDVDRGLVDFPSLRDGREVYLCWVLGEDAVGFWHGTDTGYSGRKPL